A window from Gorilla gorilla gorilla isolate KB3781 chromosome 21, NHGRI_mGorGor1-v2.1_pri, whole genome shotgun sequence encodes these proteins:
- the DEFB129 gene encoding beta-defensin 129, producing MKLLFPIFASLMLQYQVNTEFIGLRRCLMGLGRCRDHCNVDEKEIQKCKMKKCCVGPKVVKLIKNYLQYGTPNVLNEDVQEMLKPAKNSSAVIQRKHILSVLPQIKSTSFFANTNFVIIPNATPMNSATISTMTPGQITYTATSTKSNTKESRDSATASSPPAPPPPNILPTPSLELEEAEEQ from the exons ATGAAGCTCCTTTTTCCTATCTTTGCCAGCCTCATGCTACAGTACCAGGTGAACACAG AATTTATTGGCTTGAGACGCTGTTTAATGGGTTTGGGGAGATGCAGGGATCACTGCAATGTGGATGAAAAAGAGATACAGAAATGCAAGATGAAAAAATGTTGTGTTGGACCAAAAGTGGTTAAATTGATTAAAAACTACCTGCAATATGGAACACCAAATGTACTTAATGAAGACGTCCAAGAAATGCTAAAACCTGCCAAGAATTCTAGTGCTGTGatacaaagaaaacatattttatctgTTCTCCCCCAAATCAAAAGCACTAGCTTTTTTGCTAATACCAACTTTGTCATCATTCCAAATGCCACCCCTATGAACTCTGCCACCATCAGCACTATGACCCCAGGACAGATCACATACACTGCTACTTCTACCAAGAGTAACACCAAAGAAAGCAGAGATTCTGCCACTGCCTcgtcaccaccagcaccacctccACCAAACATACTGCCAACACCATCACTGGAGCTAGAGGAAGCAGAAGAGCAGTAA